A single region of the Brachypodium distachyon strain Bd21 chromosome 3, Brachypodium_distachyon_v3.0, whole genome shotgun sequence genome encodes:
- the LOC100827174 gene encoding uncharacterized protein LOC100827174 isoform X1, whose product MDYDDTDFQSQNFQLAGEDNSKSPSALRSFALPKLDIDDQLQGHLRFDNLVDSEGFFSAGGQDNSWIEVLSTGSSVVDFSASAAESCSISRTNYVWSEATSTECVEMLLKSVGENEMTGSMDGSAHQQLSGMDSQIDLSNTQPKSSNSPSGSIVVPTENDQSQSKSSEKLSSASKNTTESCPAVGNYFDVVHADDSLDNLSIHSAGVDSGKLNDEPFSDLAPIQNMYSTGSYHFQQDNQGSGVGVTHQDSEIQCMHKNKLEGGIHELQKMSESSDGLLEAITNPVKMMQRDDDTCKRASAPLQPSFSQVDAANEPETSVDTSDKLVIEKFGMGEEPSSAKSRRSQPDMEHSNSHVITALSTESGQLIQSPNGKQLTHVTGVPEETKGGGLDDTNTDVSKLGVLEQHQESVHSLKTVIMDDTDINTGEDSKLGVPEQHQDSVDNLNSVVMEEKITREEISAVSGDFEHLVETGHDENAKSATGTSKDEFDLSGDVTTGNSSAGLLDETDPNILSVNHQGPVKEDDTPALENEPVNQHLVSPNSVPSSINISSTTVADTSNTSMDKLDCSGGVPSGGSPSGILDGNDLMTESFKKGASSSLEVGDNNVTSPVSEPWGKNLAIPVNSNIDAIHSSNTDSVASKTQCEEQATLTMNQTDDKSGDHPDSYTQKCQTDGPSLQSEHQENVHLQKFQIDEPPIQSEHHGISVTPSSLGVSPDKAAEAIIETPLNAKDDQSAHIKDIDRSCNDATCGSPTVISCTEPCVQEGGQGGNDLLRQTPSEQSGDQKDPAASADIFQSSKECSARNIEPTISSEETNTAGDDRGFSFEVGDPPEVSEKAHCPAWSPFPISKAAQPQSTEASTETPKTGNPSGNALRTIEDSKRKTGKEQLPGKKVVESVGVLSISSHNGDGTKTRSTPLEQPQQHPTTESTALAHQPFTDIQHVQLRAQIFVYGALIQTIPPAEAYMVSAFGEHVGGGKPTWEAVWRVAVERFQIQKSPLIGLETPTSSRIGSRVAEKASKGLAVKTAPASKKGDKTVSLAHPATLLHSPTFNASPLGSSTLNLQRGSHLDFSQAVSPLFAYNSQTRQPTSAVASWFPQSAGPRAAPWLVPPQNLIFDSSMQPTAPSSESAKGSFQNISISQAITPGVFLPNQASATVASPLAVVHEEKQKTPASTSKRGRGGAASRKPRKRKKASASPEQELDINNSQLKTDIASVTPATDHTPGFTLSTRSTSSALGGGPIPNTSLITSVPDYLVGKGAEKTIIFSEQISGAVEQSMDQAKGASMSSMEALRHSEVVWSHLSKNSRSQLPAEVEQKLNSAAAAASAAVSVAQAAAEAAKMAAAAALQAKLMTEEALGSSKSANSLQNRHAGEIDVNNNLASLSSLTPKSSWKMNDSSHAPGSTISVAREVARKRVEEASAAAKRAENLDAILKAAELAAEAVFKAGSIIGMGEPLPFTLSELLEAGPDGYWKSDRVKNKKAGNTSVNAVIEEVEVPNDINKSGRKSRSKAKIDKATQNSEQSSSVKGLQPDGMQSGNGVGNDPAAAPLNDSRNDTSPSIIWNGIGKGSLVEVLADEGAFKAAWFCAKVLDINEDSACISYETHGEGTGIREAWVSLKQDGEKAPQIRLCHPATMPKSKGTRKRRRDTPGNYSWAIGDHVDAWIENSWREGIISQNCESGEIKFVVQLSVGDSMVVDAWNLRPSLVWKDGQWTEWSRAQERKDKSNNKGDSPYEKRQKTAVCDPVPTVGVAPEPHKDKGTKNTTKPEEQPLALSDKDIMFNIGKSAVENKSTRRPGLQKEGSKVFGVPKPGKKKKFMEVSKHYVADQADKISEGNASTRFAKHLMPQVSRPRESTSKPDQRGTRIGDMRSRGLKSAKSQNVSTNSIPGKDPPSMPVLSSAVLESSFAFAGSMPSSSNTANPTMERNNPAHGTGLRTENVSLPESRIPAAPTGPATKKNSTATDRAKRKYVPSVDSNLNRRMLKTSEIPGQTTSDFAEPRRSNRRIQPTSRLLEGLQSSLIISKVPGEKAPRTNYRSATSTSRGKAHG is encoded by the exons ATGGATTATGATGATACTGATTTCCAGAGCCAAAATTTTCAACTAGCTGGCGAGGATAACAGTAAATCCCCATCAGCTTTGCGTTCATTTGCACTGCCGAAGCTTGATATCGACGACCAGCTGCAGGGCCATCTAAGATTTGACAATTTAGTCGATTCAGAAGGATTTTTCAGTGCAGGGGGGCAAGATAATAGTTGGATTGAAGTGCTGTCCACTGGAAGTAGTGTTGTTGATTTTAGTGCTAGTGCAGCTGAATCTTGCTCCATATCTAGGACTAATTATGTCTGGTCAGAGGCAACATCAACAGAGTGTGTGGAAATGTTATTGAAGTCGGTGGGAGAAAATGAGATGACTGGAAGCATGGATGGTAGTGCACATCAGCAGTTAAGTGGTATGGACAGTCAAATTGATCTATCCAATACTCAACCAAAATCGAGTAACTCTCCATCAGGTAGCATTGTAGTGCCAACTGAGAATGATCAGTCTCAGAGTAAATCGAGTGAGAAGTTGTCCTCAGCTTCCAAAAACACAACTGAAAGCTGTCCAGCTGTTGGGAACTATTTTGATGTGGTTCATGCTGACGATTCTTTGGACAACCTCAGCATACACTCAGCTGGAGTAGATTCCGGGAAGTTGAATGATGAACCCTTCTCAGATTTGGCTCCAATTCAGAACATGTACTCTACTGGCTCATATCATTTTCAGCAAGATAATCAAGGATCTGGAGTTGGTGTTACCCATCAGGACTCAGAAATACAATGTATGCATAAGAATAAACTGGAAGGTGGAATTCATGAGTTGCAAAAAATGTCAGAAAGCTCTGATGGATTATTGGAGGCCATCACAAATCCAGTCAAGATGATGCAAAGGGATGATGACACTTGTAAGAGAGCCAGTGCCCCTCTTCAACCATCTTTTTCACAAGTAGATGCAGCAAATGAGCCTGAAACTTCAGTTGACACAAGTGACAAGCTTGTCATTGAGAAGTTTGGTATGGGTGAAGAACCCAGTTCTGCTAAATCTCGTCGATCCCAGCCAGATATGGAACATTCTAATTCTCATGTCATTACTGCCTTGTCAACTGAAAGCGGCCAGTTGATTCAGTCTCCAAATGGGAAACAGCTTACTCATGTCACAGGAGTTCctgaagaaacaaaaggtGGTGGTCTGGATGATACAAATACTGACGTCTCAAAACTTGGAGTGCTGGAGCAGCATCAAGAATCTGTTCATAGTCTAAAAACTGTTATCATGGATGATACAGATATAAACACTGGCGAGGACTCAAAACTTGGAGTGCCAGAGCAGCATCAAGATTCTGTTGATAATCTAAATAGTGTTGTcatggaagaaaaaataacTAGGGAGGAAATCTCTGCTGTTTCAGGGGATTTTGAACACTTGGTAGAAACTGGTCATGATGAAAATGCTAAAAGTGCTACCGGTACATCAAAAGATGAGTTTGACTTATCAGGCGATGTCACCACTGGCAATTCTTCAGCTGGTTTACTAGATGAAACCGATCCAAACATTTTGTCAGTAAACCACCAGGGACCAGTCAAGGAAGATGATACACCTGCTTTAGAAAATGAGCCTGTAAACCAGCATTTGGTATCACCTAATTCCGTGCCTTCAAGCATCAATATCAGTTCTACCACTGTTGCTGATACTTCCAATACATCAATGGATAAACTCGACTGTTCTGGAGGTGTTCCATCTGGTGGTTCTCCTTCTGGTATACTTGATGGAAATGATCTGATGACGGAGTCATTCAAGAAaggtgcttcttcttctttagaAGTTGGAGACAACAATGTAACATCCCCTGTTTCTGAGCCCTGGGGAAAGAATCTGGCAATACCAGTGAACTCAAACATCGATGCTATTCATAGCAGCAATACTGATTCTGTTGCAAGTAAGACACAATGCGAAGAGCAGGCTACTTTGACCATGAATCAAACTGATGATAAATCAG GTGATCATCCAGATTCTTATACACAAAAATGCCAGACTGATGGACCTTCATTACAATCTGAACATCAAGAAAATGTTCATCTGCAAAAGTTCCAGATTGATGAACCTCCCATACAATCTGAACATCACGGGATTTCAGTCACACCCTCCTCCTTGGGTGTTTCACCTGACAAGGCTGCAGAGGCGATTATAGAAACTCCTTTGAATGCAAAAGATGATCAGAGTGCACATATAAAAG ATATCGACAGAAGCTGTAATGATGCTACATGTGGTTCACCTACAGTGATTAGTTGCACTGAACCCTGTGTCCAAGAAGGTGGACAGGGGGGTAATGATTTGCTTCGTCAAACCCCCTCTGAACAATCCGGTGATCAAAAAGATCCTGCAGCCTCAGCTGACATTTTCCAGAGTTCAAAAGAATGTTCAGCCAGAAATATAGAACCTACCATCAGTTCCGAGGAGACAAATACAGCAGGAGATGATAGAGGTTTCTCGTTTGAGGTTGGAGATCCACCTGAAGTATCCGAGAAAGCTCATTGTCCTGCTTGGAGTCCTTTTCCCATATCTAAAGCTGCTCAGCCTCAGAGTACCGAg GCAAGCACAGAAACTCCTAAAACTGGAAATCCTTCTGGAAATGCATTGAGGACCATTGAAGATAGTAAGAGAAAGACTGGCAAAGAACAGCTACCGGGAAAAAAGGTGGTTGAAAGTGTTGGGGTGCTCTCTATCAGCTCACATAATGGTGATGGCACTAAAACCAGAAGTACACCACTAGAGCAGCCACAACAGCATCCAACTACTGAGAGCACTG CTCTAGCGCATCAACCTTTCACAGATATACAACATGTGCAGCTACGTGCACAGATCTTTGTTTATGGAGCTCTTAT TCAAACAATACCACCAGCAGAGGCTTACATGGTGTCAGCTTTTGGAGAACATG TAGGTGGTGGCAAGCCTACATGGGAGGCAGTTTGGCGAGTTGCCGTCGAGAGATTTCAGATTCAGAAGTCACCTTTAATTGGCTTGGAAACTCCTACGAGTTCACGTATAG GTAGTCGAGTGGCTGAAAAAGCTAGTAAGGGCTTGGCAGTTAAAACTGCACCAGCTAGCAAAAAAGGTGACAAAACTGTGTCGCTGGCACATCCTGCTACACTGCTGCACTCACCAACTTTTAATGCGTCACCTCTTGGTAGTTCTACATTGAACCTGCAGCGAGGTTCCCATCTGGATTTTAGCCAGGCTGTATCACCGCTATTCGCATATAATTCACAGACGAGGCAACCTACTTCTGCTGTTGCATCCTGGTTTCCTCAGAGTGCTGGTCCACGTGCTGCGCCTTGGCTGGTTCCACCTCAGAACTTAATATTTGATTCATCGATGCAACCAACCGCGCCTTCAAGTGAATCTGCGAAGGGGTCCTTTCAAAATATATCCATTTCGCAAGCTATTACACCTGGTGTATTTCTTCCCAATCAGGCATCTGCTACTGTGGCTTCTCCATTAGCAGTTGTACATGAGGAGAAACAGAAGACACCCGCTTCTACTTCTAAGCGTGGTAGAGGTGGAGCTGCATCACGAAAgccaagaaagagaaagaaagctTCAGCAAGTCCAGAACAAGAACTTGACATCAATAACTCTCAGCTCAAAACAGACATTGCATCTGTTACTCCTGCCACTGATCACACACCAGGCTTCACCTTGTCTACTCGTTCTACAAGTAGTGCTTTGGGCGGCGGGCCTATTCCTAACACAAGTTTGATCACCTCTGTGCCTGACTACCTGGTTGGTAAGGGTGCCGAGAAAACAATAATCTTTTCAGAACAGATCAGTGGTGCTGTAGAGCAATCAATGGACCAAGCAAAAGGTGCAAGTATGTCCTCTATGGAGGCACTTAGGCACAGTGAAGTTGTATGGAGCCACTTGTCCAAAAACTCTAGGAGCCAATTACCTGCAGAAGTTGAACAAAAGCTTAattcagctgctgctgctgcttctgcagcAGTTTCTGTTGCGCAGGCTGCTGCAGAAGCCGCTAagatggcggcagcggccgcatTGCAAGCAAAATTGATGACAGAAGAGGCCCTTGGCTCTTCAAAATCTGCAAATTCCTTGCAGAACCGCCATGCTGGTGAAATTGATGTCAATAATAATCTGGCTAGTCTGTCAAGTTTAACACCCAAATCATCTTGGAAAATGAATGACAGCAGTCATGCCCCAGGTTCCACCATTTCGGTGGCACGTGAGGTTGCTAGAAAGAGAGTTGAAGAGGCATCTGCAGCAGCAAAACGTGCTGAAAACTTAGATGCCATACTGAAAGCTGCAGAGCTTGCTGCAGAGGCTGTGTTCAAAGCAGGAAGCATCATAGGAATGGGTGAGCCTCTGCCATTTACTCTAAGTGAGCTGTTGGAAGCTGGTCCTGATGGCTACTGGAAGTCTGACAGAGTGAAGAATAAGAAGGCTGGAAACACCAGTGTTAATGCTGTAATAGAAGAAGTGGAGGTACCTAATGATATAAATAAATCTGGCAGAAAATCTCGTAGCAAAGCTAAAATTGATAAAGCAACACAGAACTCAGAGCAATCTTCCAGTGTCAAAGGATTGCAGCCAGATGGGATGCAATCAG GAAATGGGGTTGGAAATGACCCTGCCGCTGCCCCACTCAATGACAGCAGGAATGATACTTCACCAAGCATAATCTGGAATGGCATTGGAAAGGGATCTCTTGTTGAG GTTTTAGCTGATGAGGGTGCGTTTAAAGCAGCTTGGTTTTGTGCCAAGGTCCTTGATATAAATGAAGATAGTGCATGCATCAGCTATGAAACCCACGGTGAAG GAACTGGTATTCGTGAAGCATGGGTGTCACTGAAACAGGATGGGGAGAAGGCACCTCAAATACGTCTTTGCCATCCTGCTACAATGCCTAAATCCAAAGGCACTAGAAAGCGCCGCAGGGACACACCAGGAAATTATTCTTGGGCTATTGGTGATCACGTGGATGCATGGATCGAAAATAG TTGGCGAGAGGGCATTATTTCCCAGAACTGTGAATCCGGTGAAATAAAGTTTGTTGTGCAATTGTCAG TTGGTGATTCCATGGTTGTTGATGCTTGGAATCTTCGTCCATCACTTGTTTGGAAGGATGGCCAATGGACAGAGTGGTCACGTGCACAAGAGAGGAAAGATAAATCTAATAATAAG GGTGATTCTCCTTATGAGAAGCGTCAAAAGACAGCAGTTTGTGATCCTGTGCCAACTGTTGGAGTAGCACCTGAACCACACAAGGACAAAGGCActaaaaatacaacaaaacCAGAGGAGCAGCCACTGGCTTTATCTGATAAGGATATTATGTTCAACATTGGAAAGAGTGCAGTTGAGAATAAATCCACCAGACGGCCTGGACTGCAAAAAGAAGGATCAAAGGTCTTTGGTGTCCCAAAACctggaaagaagaagaaatttaTGGAAGTAAGCAAACATTATGTTGCAGATCAAGCTGATAAGATTTCTGAGGGCAATGCATCCACAAGATTTGCAAAACATTTAATGCCACAGGTGTCAAGACCACGGGAAAGTACTTCAAAACCTGACCAAAGAGGAACCCGGATAGGTGACATGAGGTCCAGAGGACTTAAATCTGCAAAGTCTCAGAATGTTTCAACTAACAGCATTCCTGGCAAGGATCCTCCATCCATGCCTGTCCTGAGTTCTGCTGTTCTTGAAAGTAGTTTTGCTTTTGCGGGAAGTATGCCAAGTTCCTCCAACACTGCGAACCCTACTATGGAAAGAAATAATCCTGCTCATGGCACGGGCCTTAGAACTGAAAATGTGTCTCTTCCGGAATCGCGCATACCAGCTGCACCAACTGGCCCTGCTACCAAGAAGAATTCAACAGCTACTGATCGAGCTAAGAGGAAATATGTCCCTTCTGTGGATAGTAACTTGAACCGGAGGATGCTGAAAACGTCTGAAATTCCAGGTCAGACTACTTCAGATTTTGCCGAACCCCGAAGGTCCAACCGCCGAATTCAACCAACCTCACGG TTGCTCGAGGGCCTGCAGAGTTCTCTTATAATCTCCAAAGTTCCTGGCGAAAAAGCCCCTAGGACCAATTACAGAAGTGCTACTTCTACCTCGAGAG GGAAAGCTCATGGCTAA